The window CATCTGTTCCGAGGGTTACGCGGAAACCAGTGATAGACAAGAGTGTTTCGGTAAGAAATgtttaacgagaaaaaaatttggcAGATCATTTCGTCCTtggaaagtagaaaaatttaCTAAATATTACCGTATCATCGTATTATCGGGATCTCGAGTGCAATCAAATAATTTCGTCAttcgtacacacacacacacacacacacctaaGTAGGTGTTCAACTATTTTCCTCGTATTACGTTAATAGATTCAATTTACAAGATGATACATGCAATACCTACATAATGTACGcgtaatctaatatatatcaCGTATATATTCCCGAGTACATCCTCGTACTCGAAAGTGCGTTTGATTCGTACGTAATTGCTTCCGAAATACCGACGGCAAGCAACAACAATCGCGTCTCAATTTTCATCGCAGCCAATTACGTGCCAGTAACACCGACGGAGGAATTTCGTGCCTGTCTCTCCTATCCTTGCCACATGACATCAACGTGCATCGACCTGCCGAGCGCAACATTCGTCTGCATCTGTCGGCCGAATTACACGGGACTGCTCTGCGACGAAGAGATAAACAAGAGAGATTACGAGGTACCTTCCTTCGACGGTAAGAGCTACGTCAGAATGAGCAGACTAAAGGCCTATCATAAGTTCAGCATCGAGGTCGAATTAAAGACCTACGCCGACAACGGAATCATACTTTACAATCAGCAGAAGAGCGACGGGACCGGCGATTTCGTTTCTCTCGCTATCGTCGACGGGTAAGATTCTCTCCtcgttcgatatatatatgtgtgtatatatatatatatatatatatatatatatatatatatatatatatacacatatatatatatatatatatatatacacatatatatatatatatatatatatatatatatacacacggcTATTATCATCCACGTAggctatattatattatatttacgttGGTCGTGGCAATTTTTCAGACACGTACAGTTTAGATACAATCTTGGCAATGGTCCGGTTATCCTCACTTCGCCGGAAAAAGTCACCATGAAGACCTTCCATAGGGTGGCAGCAAAAAGGTATCACAAAGACGGAGTACTGATATTCAACGATGGCGAGGATATCGTCGGGCAGAGCCAGGGGGTCCTTAAATCCTTGGATCTGAATCAGGATACCTACGTTGGGAATATGCCCAGCAATTATTCAAAGTGAGACACGAAATTATATAGAGATTAGCAATgttaatggaaaaatattgACATTTGTTTGTAATCTTTGACAGAGTCTACGACAATATCGGCACCAATCACGGTTTCCTCGGATGCATACGGAAGTTAAAGATCAATCGTATATTCGTGGACCTGCACGTTGGACAAGATAAGGACGTTTTAGAGACATATCGCGTTAAGGAATGCGGTGACAACGCTTGCGCCAATCTTCCCTGTGAGAATGGAGCGACTTGCCAGCCGATCTACGAGGAGGATCTCTGCAATGGTCGCGAATGTCGAAGATTGCAAAAGAGGGGTAAGAATAGGATTAATAAGAAAGCTCGGAAGAACGGCTTAAACATCGTCAGGTGTAAGGGCTCGCATTGCGCCTCGATCGATCAGCCAAGATCGAAGAAGAATTCGAAAAAACGTTGCGTTGGTACTAAGTGCGATTACGACTACGATCTCGATTACGAGGGGAGCTTCGAGCGTGGAAATTATGCGAGCGTCGAAAAGTACGAGCCGCCGGATTACAAGTGCATTTGTCCACCCCAATTCACCGGGCGAAATTGCGAGGAATCATTGGATCCTTGCATCGACGAGCCCTGCCAACATGGTGCGACTTGCGACATACTGCCCCAGGGTGGATACGTATGCAAGTGCCCACCCGGTAGGACCGGCGTTCATTGCGAAATTCGTGAGTAgccaaaaacaaaaaaacaaatatttctccttctccgaacgaatattttcttatcgacGGTTTCCAGTTGTAAAAGGGATAGTTATAAAAATCGCGATTCATTTCATAGTGGACGCGGAATTAACGGAACTGTTAATACCAGAAATGTCCGGCGACGGTTTTCTCGAATTGCCATGCCTCGAAGGAGTCGCCAAAGCCTTTTCCATCGAACTATGGTTCCTCGCTCGCGTCAACGACGGTCTCTTGTTATACAACGGCCAGTTGAACAACGGAAGAGGCGATTTCATCAGTTTGAACTTGGTCCACGGTAGATTGGAGTTCAGGTTCAATCTCGGAAGCGGTATCGCCAATATCACGTCCCCGGATATCGTTACTCTGGACAGTTGGCATTGCGTTAGGATAAGCAGACTCGGAAGGGAGGGCGTTCTTCAATTGGACGACGGTACGGTGGCAAGAGGACTCTCCGGGAGTCCTCTGACGGAGTTGAACCTGGAGATGCCTTTGTACGTCGGTGGCGTCAAGTAAGTATTTATTCTATTCGCTGTCTCGATATCTTACGATCGTTGGCGTTATCACCGATGATCATGCCCTTTCAGACATTGGAGAGAGGTACACCGTTTAGCGGGAGCTTGGACCGGATTAACCGGAGCCGTTCAAAGGCTAATGGTTAACGGCAAGACTTATCAAAATCTTGCCGTAAACGTGACGCAACACAATACCGAGATTTACGACGGGTTACCTTGTCCGAGCAACGAGAATCCTTGTCACAACGGTGGCGTTTGCCTTCCACTCTTGAACAGTTATCTCTGCAAGTGTGCCACCGGTTACAACGGGTTGCACTGCGAGTTTTGTAAGTTTAAACCGTTTCTCGCCAGACAAAATTCGAGAGATTTCTTAAGGATCGTTAAAAATCTTACTCGTTTCAGTTATGGGATACGACGTTTCTGGCACAGAAATTTCCGAGAGACCGGTACGATTCGACGGCGACAACTTTTTGCAATTTAAGCATCGTTACGGTAGAAGGTACGTACATCGATCGAAATCCAAATCTCTCCTTTGcctttaaaaatcgatttcgaTGGAAACAGCTAGACAGATTTAAGAGAGAGCGGTCGAGCGAGCGTGCGGtcgagacagacagacagtgagagggagagagagagagagagggagagagagagagggagggagagagagagagagagagagagagagagagagatcaccAAAGTCCTAACAACCATAGAAACGCGTAGTTCCCTTTAACAAACCCGTTTAAGCGAAATCActaatattttgattatgtAACACTCCAACTAGTACTAACACAACTAACACCACCCTCGGCGAATATTTCGAGGAGTCCTATTCCGATTACGACTTGGAGGAGGACGGAGAGTACGAGTACGACAGTTACGATTATACGGAGTAAGTTTCTGATTGCTGTCACAAATGTGTACGCGTATGTGTGTTAGAGAATGCTTATTCCTTCTAGACCGCCTACAAGAGAACACGCACGTTCGATCGAGAGCAACGATCCATCTCCTGTTTCTTTACATGTGTAATACGTCTCACAGTGAGAAATTCTTTCTTCGCGCTTTTTAATCGCAGCCACCTTCGTCCTTGCTCCTTgcttaatacataaatatatctattaattatgTATCACAGCTTGAATCGTCAATTGTGTCGTAATCTTATATAGGTAAATACCAGATAAAGTAATACGTGTCGAATGATTTTAGACGCAAGGGACAACAATCGAACAAGTTTGAGTTACGACTGAGAACGATTCATTCGGAGGGTCTGATCGCTTGGATCGGAAGGGGAAAACTCGAACATCTTATACTTTCTTTGCGCGGAGGATACGTCGTTCTTTTTTACAAGAGTAAGACGGAACAGATAAGCGTGAAAAGTAGGGTAAGTATCGAGAACGAgggtatatatgtacgtatgttcgGCCACGATCGACATTGCCCGGATACAATCGTAATAAACGTTTTTTACTTCCTTCGTTCTAGGAAAGAGTCGACGACGGTGTTTTCCATCACATAAGAGCGAGTAGAAGAAGGCGCGCCTCGACGATACAAATCGACGAGTTTGCACCGGTGAAGATGCCGATGGAGACCGGAACGTTACTGACGACCAACGGTAAACTATTCGTTGGTGGTAAACCGGGACATCGAGGTATCAAGGGCTGCGTCACGGACTTTATAGTCGACAAGCGTCGATTGCAATTGATCAGACGGAAGATCGACTTTTGTCACGACAACGACGTATGATGATAACGAATCGCGGAGACGATCCGACGATTCGTCCGATTCACAGTCTCTCTTCTCCCCTTCCTCCGTGTTCGTCGTCCGGTTCCGTCCGGATTAAGCTCGGGCTTTTTTTCCATAAGCCCGAGCGAACGTGTATAGACGAGGAAGAGGAACAAAGCTCGAGAGAGATTCGACGAACGGATCGAATCGTCGAAcagatctttctttcttccttccggCTTCTCGATATTCTCGATCGGGCGAAGCCCCTGAGACTTTCTCCAATTCTATTACCGTTCGCTCCGAACGATCACGATTCCTGCCAAAGTTCTACATCGCGAGGAAGCTAGCTCTTCGTACGTCTCGCGATTGCCATACTCGATccgttgtaatattttttgctTCGAACGGTCGTCGTTGTCGTGTGTCTCTTTTTCGCCCACgcacgcgagagagagagagagagagagaggcagaagAAAAGTGCAAGCGCGCCAAAAGTGCTGCGTTTTCATCGaaagacaataatatatttttaagctgatacgataattatatgcatagtattatattatatataatatatgtatatgtatgtacgtaactCGCGCGCGAAATTATTCGAGGAAGAATAAAAGCGCGTCACGCGCATCACGCGCATAAAACGAGCAGAAAGTAAGAATGGGCGAAATAAGCCTTCGACCGAGATactcgtatttaaatatttacgataagcTATGCTAATGCACTTAAAGAGCAAGATAATAACATACAACACTTAACATTGCCAAGACTGAATAAATATCGGGACGAAAGAGATcttagagacagagagagagagagagagagagagagagagaggcgctAATTTGGTGTTACGTTTGAGTGTTTGATAGAGAGATTTAATGAATATGGATTTCCAAAAAATAGACGAATGTACTTTAATGGAGCCGTTAATTTATGCCCATAGCCATATATGTACGCGGAAACAAATATGAAAGGAGCATAGATTCCTTATAAACACGTACAAACGCTGACACACACTTACACGGTCAAGCACACGATGTAACGTACACGCTGTTGTTTTTGGTAGGTGAGGCTTTTTACAAAATGCGCAGAAAGAATagatgtattataaatatatacatatatatatatatatatatatatatatatatatatgtatatgtatatatatactttacgtaccacacacacacacacacacacatctattatatatatatatatataccgagtACATTCCATGTTGCGGTGGATAACACACGTGGTAAGTGAATGCGCGCGCCTATGCATTAGCAAATGTACTACGACGAAAATGGTGATCCCAAGAAAAACCCCGCTTGCGTGTGTTAATCCAACGATCCGAGCGaagatatgtgtgtgcgtgagcGTGTGCGTGCGATTGATAGATGGAGATATACCATGTCGTATGTGCGTACGCTAGTTCTGTAAATAAccaatatatacgtattcggATCGTTGATTTATCGATTACAAAGCAATGAACGTTTAGAGATGTACAGAATACTGGAACTAAACGAATGTAACGACTTAATAATCGTAACATTTCACGAATTAGCCTTTACATGCGCACGCGCCGTTTTAATTTATGCGTCAAGCCGATGCGATGTGTTCTTCCGTACCGGGACGAAAACGTCTTAATAACAACGCCTAAGATAATTGTTAATCGTCGTTACTTTCTATCGATTAGAAAATACGTAAGCGCGGCTGAACGCACACATTTTCGATTGTTAGCGATCTGGCTCGTTCCCTCTCTGGAAATATACGAATTTTATCTCGCGCGTCGCACTTCGTTGACGGTGCACGAACGCCTAAGTTCAAACTCTATATCAATAAGGTTCGATACTCTATTTTCGTTGTACATGCGTTGTACATCTTTTAACGTCCTATCCatcgaatttttcatttctgcGAAAATACGTAAGCGCGTGCCCGATTTTACGGGCTTACATGAAATCTATTGTTAATCGACGTTTACTGTTTTTTACCATTTAAGAATGCgattgattataatttaaatattaataattgttatatagaaGATCGCTCTATAAGAGATAATATCTTCGAacgaaaagtaataaaatattgtctATAATCGTTCAACGATGAAACTTTAACGGATAACGCCTAATGCCAATAAAAAGCTTGAAAAAGGTTAAAAAGCTTTGGATTTGCGAAGAACGATTCTAGATACGATGATTCTAGTACGTCGAATCGTCATTAAACGTGATCTCGACGAAGTCAACGGTTACGCGCGAAGAATAAAACGATACTAATCTGATAATTAAGGCACGCGATATCATACCCTTATTACCTGTTTATCGTTATCGCctgagaagaataaaatattacttctCGTCAACGTAAGGTACGAATTATCAAGCAATTCCAAAACATATCCCTCTTTTGAGATACGcaagtatttacatacatatgtatacaatgTATATCTTCGTTTACATACAGTACGTACACATATCCTTTCCCATGCATTTCATCGTTGACATATCGAATTAAATGTTTCGTATGGTCCAATAACGAGTCGctgcgaacgaacgaataacaACGAATGGGGGCGATTGaacgtgaaaaaagaaatatatatatgtatatatgtatgtatatacatatgtatgtatatacatatgtatgtatatagatatgtatgtatatacatatgtatgtatatacatatgtatgtatatatatatatatattgcgacAGAAGAAAGTGACAATTGAACGATTATCGCTGGTGTATTCTAACGCGCGTCTGGATATGATCATTAATCGTCTTTTCGTACGAATTCGAGAACGATCGTTGGTCGCGATTCGAGCAACCGTGTGGAAACAAAGGGAAAAGACCTAACGTAACGAATAACTTTACTGCCAATCTAATTAGAgattctgtctttttctcggTCATCATGGTGTTGCTCGGATGATTATATGATTAGATTTCTAaacgaggagaaggagaaggatgaTAAATGGAAGCtcgaaaggaaagaacgaagagagaagaaaattattcgcaAGATGCGCGTTCGCGCTTCGACTCCTTAAACGGATAAACGTCGCCAAGATATTTTCCTGTGTAAAATATACGCAGCTGGGCACACGAATTTACACAGGATACGAATGCACACGTCTTAATTAGTTTTTTTACTTTGGATACCGTCGTTAACGCGCGACCATTTTTGGCGCTACCTTTCCTAAATACTGGAGCTACACTATGTAACAAAGTACACTGTGCATTGTAAAGTGattgtatatacaattataaattatgcgATTACCTTGAAATTTTGGCTCCGGTCATTCCCCTCGccccatctctttttctctcttcctcctcactccgtctatctatctcgttctcgtttctcttttcacgGGAGAGAAATACGTACCCAgagatttaatataaatttattcatttatttctaataatttctttagGCGTGTAATATCACATTAAACGAATCGAGTTTACCACAAAATATTTACATCGAATCGCACTCACGCACATCTCTCATACTGGTGTCATTCACATTCTGTTACGTACTGAATAATGTTACAGATACAATAAATACAACGGCACGATAGAATAGTAGATTCTCCGATAGGGAATCGATGGAAGGCATCGATTTAAGGCACCGCGTAGAAATTCGTAAAGGGTGGTGACCGTACATTAACTGATCGGTATATCTTTGGCAATTTCTTGAAGCCGCCTGTTGAAGTCCTCGCGTATCTCGACGATTGGTTTCACTAGGAATATTGGCACGTCGTCGTCCCTTCTCTAGAAACGATATACATACGAGAATATAAAAcatgagaaatatttcttattgattCTCTCATCTATTAAAGTCATATTTTAATCATactttatatttacttatttacctGGAAAAGGCATTCTCCCTCGAATTTAATCAGACCCTGTTTTCTGGCTCTTAAAAGAAGACCCACGCATTTGTCGCTTATGTGAGTGTAAATGTTGAAGAGATCGCCGAACGTGATGCCGGTGATATCTGGTTGGTCGCTACATGGCGTACCAttttgataaatgatattGCATAGCTCCAAAATTTCTCGTAAAATATGCGCGTTAGCTTTGCGACCGCGTATGTCGGAAAGAGATCCCGCGGCTGGTCTGAAATGAATTTGGacgaatattttcgaataaaactGATTTTATAGCgaaattttatcgtatatcacttaaaTAATTCTCACGCGCTAATTCGTACGTATTACGTACCTGCCATATTCCTCTTTCGAGAATTTTGGCTTTTCGATATTCAAGCCGGACGTAAATGGATTTTTCTTCTGTGCGTCTTTGTGCTTGTTTGCGTATTGGTCGAACATGGCTACTTTGGCCCCCAAGGATTCCTAAAGCCCGattgcaaagagagagagagagagagagagagagagagagagagagagagagaaagaaatgaaaattaattcggAGAATTTTCCTTGATCGAAACTTTggttaacaatgaaaatacgaATATCATTAATCGATTTGTTAATCGTTAAGCGCGAAATGGATGAGAATATCGTTACAAGCGGTCGACGATAACAATGGTCAAACGTGACTGAACGCAATAGAAGGGACAAAATAATAAGTAGTATCTATGTCGTTGGACGATACTTAGGGGGCTTCTAAGCATAAAAACGGCTTCGATGAACTGTATCACGATAGTACGTAACTTTCTATCTTACAAATAACAGAATcgtttttttatcgtattaacATAGATAACAACAATTGTTTTTTCATGATTTCTCGAAAGATTTGAAATTTGCTTTTCCATATTTCAACGGAATCACTTataatagaaacgaaaagaataaaatgtaaatgagaaaaagcATTGTGTGGCAATGTCATCCAACGTAAGCGAGCCTAATCAGTATGGAATGTTGGAAAAAGTCCAATCTTCTTCGAAGAACGGTCCGCGAATTGACCGTGACCATAAAAGACATCTCGATGGCATTTTGACAAATTTTCGAATCTATCCTGACTGCTATATGGATTCGTACGAACGGCACGTGATACTCGCACGAGATTTTTTGCGTTTGtattttttacgatcgaaGGATGGCAAAACGTTGCAACGTTTGCGACAACAATTCTTTCTATAGacgaattaatagaaaaatgtcctctttctctctctctctctccctccctctctctctctctctctctctctctctctctctctctctctctctctctctgtaaagATAAATTTCCTATGACGAACTATATTAGAGTGAGATCTAGGGTTAACGTATTAGATTATACATCAAATATTATAAGTCAGATCGATATCCATTCACATTCCGTGTATATGAATTGTTTTAACGTGAGAAAGTAAACAAGAGCGATACTCACGAACATTACCGAAGACATGATTAAAGCCGTAGGTAATCGTACGAAGAAACGATATATTAATACTGATTTGTAATGATAACGGAATAATAGATTATCAAGTTGTCTGGGAGAGAAGGTTCTTTCGCGATATTCGTACGTTCGGAAACACTTTGCCGCTAACGTTTCGCGTATTTCTTAGATACTTGATGATTGTATATGAGTACGTAAGCCGGCCGGCGTTTCTCTTATGAATGTGCCGTCGCGACGTCGTGCGTCTTTTTATAAGAAGGAGGCGACGTCAAAAATCTCCCACCGAAGGTAGACCACGGACGCGCGACGAGCCGAAATATTTTCTGCTTATTCGAGCCAATTCCGTATGAATCCTCGCTTTTTGATTGGCTGCCAGCCGATTCTCTATCTCCGGAAGCGAATGTTTTCTCTATTCAGAGGAACAGAACGTGAATTCGATGGATTTCATTCATCTTCTCTCCGTctcgaattatttttgttttttgctcGCCCCTCGAGGACGAACTAAATGTTTGTTTTGACGACCGAGGAATCCGAATTTTGCTCGGAGAATACGaaccatttctttcttcatcgcCTCTCACCTCGCTTCATCGCCGTCGAgataattatacttttttcccCGAGCGATTCGACTTTGATCACGCATTTGGTCTTTCGGtcggcttttttttcttcgatttctaTCAAATTGTCCGTAGACGAGGAAATAATATCACATAAATACGAATGAATGAGACCGGCATTTCAGGATAATTTGGTCATAATGAAAATTCacacctatatacatatgtacatatgtgcaTAGGAAATTAATGTCTCACGTATAAAATAAGGcagttggttttttttttcttaaattatcgAGGAGCCCATCTCGGTCGCCCGCGTCGACGATCGCTTAtatgatttctctctctctctctctctgtgtgtgtgatatatatatatatatatatatatatatatatctatcacaCTGCGACACAAAACTGCGGGAGTTTAGATCGTTACTTCGTAGAGTAATAAATTAATCCCGGCTAAAACTTAATCCAAGATATCAAAATGGCACTACGAATCTACCTCGGGTTTCTAACGTAAGTACGAATAATTGTGATATATCTAGCTACTTTAATGTTACTTGGCAGCGCTGATGCTAGCTCGAAGAAATTTCTTCAAAGAGCACGCTTTTGTCACGTGAAGCTCTCTAAAATCGCAAATTATTCATAGAGAtgtgaaacgaaaagaaagaatcagCATTCTATgacttttcttcgaaaattctCTGTTACGATCTAAATCGATGAGTCACGGCGCGAGTAAAATTACTTTACCAAATATCGAGCGCGGTCGAGATAGATTTACATAGATCGGCATTTGTACCGCCACAACCGATATCGATGCGATTATCGATACGATTTGGTATCAATTACACCTACATACCTGTATCTATGAGGACCTTCAGAAATGACAATCCTATAAATTGGtcaaattgtaatataaacgTGTCGGTTGTCTAATATCAAGCTttacgaaattaattataatttgcgTTGCAAATTAAATCAATGTCCGTTAATTATAAGAATGTTGAGAGTCCTGCGTAGAAAGTGCGGATCGTGCCCGTTATAAAAAGACAGTCGAAAGGAGTCGGTTTGTGATTTATAAATTGCCTTTGAATTTTCTCAAAGCGCGAATGCCCGGCCGGAAACACGAAATTAGATATCTGTTTTACGTCGCGTCCCGGCATCAATGAACGGCTACGTCAGAGACCGTGACGGTGCGATGATGCTTTCTCACTATAATAGTAAATGCAAATTCTTGGGATGTGTACGAGTGTGAGTCGTCGTTATAAACTTGTAAGTATGTACGATCGGAGTATCTAAATTTATCCGCTGTTTATGCTTCATTATAAGATGAAGATTTTTCGATAAACCGATCTCCATCGATTCGGTTAAATTccttaacatatatattt of the Vespa crabro chromosome 4, iyVesCrab1.2, whole genome shotgun sequence genome contains:
- the LOC124423570 gene encoding actin-binding Rho-activating protein-like isoform X3, translating into MFDQYANKHKDAQKKNPFTSGLNIEKPKFSKEEYGRPAAGSLSDIRGRKANAHILREILELCNIIYQNGTPCSDQPDITGITFGDLFNIYTHISDKCVGLLLRARKQGLIKFEGECLFQRRDDDVPIFLVKPIVEIREDFNRRLQEIAKDIPIS
- the LOC124423570 gene encoding actin-binding Rho-activating protein-like isoform X2; its protein translation is MSSESLGAKVAMFDQYANKHKDAQKKNPFTSGLNIEKPKFSKEEYGRPAAGSLSDIRGRKANAHILREILELCNIIYQNGTPCSDQPDITGITFGDLFNIYTHISDKCVGLLLRARKQGLIKFEGECLFQRRDDDVPIFLVKPIVEIREDFNRRLQEIAKDIPIS
- the LOC124423570 gene encoding actin-binding Rho-activating protein-like isoform X1, with amino-acid sequence MSSVMFESLGAKVAMFDQYANKHKDAQKKNPFTSGLNIEKPKFSKEEYGRPAAGSLSDIRGRKANAHILREILELCNIIYQNGTPCSDQPDITGITFGDLFNIYTHISDKCVGLLLRARKQGLIKFEGECLFQRRDDDVPIFLVKPIVEIREDFNRRLQEIAKDIPIS